The Bacteroidales bacterium sequence TTTTGAATAAAATGGGGCGTCGAAGAAAGGTTAAACCGTATATTAATATTCCTCTGCGGAATTATTTTATGGTTAAACTGAGCCTTATCAATATGAAGTTCCCAGTAAAACTTAATATACTTACTCAGGAGCGGATGTCTGACAGGATATCTTTTTATCGGGCTGTTCATTTAACTTTAATACCCATAATCGACAGCATTTCTGCAGCATACCGTTTTCCCAGAATCCTGTATCCTTCCGAATCAAAATGCGCCTGGTCCATCCCCTTGCATCCTTCAGAGGAAATTACATGGGCAGTGGGAATGACTTCGGGGAGTGTTCGTATGATTGTATTCATTGAAGAACAGCAATTGGTGCCGGTTGCCAAAGTTTCACCGGCCAGCAGGGGTACTTTGTCAGCCTCTAAACCAAGATCCTTCAGCATATCATTGTAAATTTTCTTCACATATAGCGGCCACTCTTTCTGGCCGGTATTGGTTTCGCCCTGGTGCAGGAGAATTCCCTTGATAACCCCGTCTTTCTGGGCCAGCCTGGCCAGGTCGACCAGGTATTTATAAGGATTGTTTTCATAGTAAGCCACTTTATCAGTAAACCACTTCTCTTTATAGGTTGAATCATAATCCCTGTAAATATCCTTATCAAATATCCGGATATCGCAACCGCCGATAGCCACATTGATCACTCCCACCTTAATGTTTTCAGGAAGGTTTTCCACCATGGTCCGCCCGAAATAATCAGCCGGTGAAAGCCGTGAAAAGCACTGGCAGGTAGGCGGAACTGCCGGATACCAGTGAGCTTTTTCTCTTCCCAGGTTCGGGCAATCGAGGGCCTGGAAAACCATAAAACGGCTGTCGACAGTTGAATCCTGGGCTTCAATGACTCCCTGTCCTTCCATATTGGATTGACCAAAACAGAGGTAGATATAGAGATTTGATTTTTGGGCAAAGAGGCTGGTAGTCATCAGGAGTACTACAAAAATCGCAAGAA is a genomic window containing:
- a CDS encoding sialate O-acetylesterase; this encodes MKTPELKTRILAIFVVLLMTTSLFAQKSNLYIYLCFGQSNMEGQGVIEAQDSTVDSRFMVFQALDCPNLGREKAHWYPAVPPTCQCFSRLSPADYFGRTMVENLPENIKVGVINVAIGGCDIRIFDKDIYRDYDSTYKEKWFTDKVAYYENNPYKYLVDLARLAQKDGVIKGILLHQGETNTGQKEWPLYVKKIYNDMLKDLGLEADKVPLLAGETLATGTNCCSSMNTIIRTLPEVIPTAHVISSEGCKGMDQAHFDSEGYRILGKRYAAEMLSIMGIKVK